One genomic window of Medicago truncatula cultivar Jemalong A17 chromosome 1, MtrunA17r5.0-ANR, whole genome shotgun sequence includes the following:
- the LOC120579294 gene encoding protein FAR-RED IMPAIRED RESPONSE 1-like, with protein MARINVCVSSDGTIAISKVALEHNHDLISPSKSRYFRCNKNIDPSIKRRLEVNDQAGINVSRNFRSMVVEASGYDNLTFGEKDARNYIDKVRRLRLGTGDAEAIQNYFVRMQRRNSEFYYVMDVDDTSRLRNVFWADARCRAAYEYFGEVITFDTTYLTNKYDMPFAPFVGVNHHGQSILLGCALLSKEDSITFSWLFTTWLECMRGRAPQAIITDQDRAMKNAVEDVFPKARHRWCLWHIMKKVPEKLSRLSNYESIKILLHDAVYDSLSISDFMEKWEKMIECYELHDNEWLKGLFDERHRWVPVYVRDTFWAGMSTTQRSESMNAFFDGYVNSKTSLKQFVEQYDNALKDKIEKENMADFSSFNRIIACISHFGFESQFQKAYTNAKFKEFQVEVASMMYCHAFFERIEAMNLTYCVTESKKVFDEVKDIMFKVFFNEKDFEIRCTCCLFEFKGILCRHILCVLKLTAKTESVPSCYILPRWRKDIKRRYTLIKSGFDQLSENEELQRVAKACDAFYEVASSCIHTEKDLSKVMDRIENLKLEMTCQESFSEITEGDNLVQNQMTKILDPAVTRSKGRPPSKRKASKVDQSVKRKLAGKKGQKSNKKNNTYQSQEEGPSISKVQENQEFSISQTIDLDVIDTQESIHVKQMLAPFNPNQKYLDVDKVPYYSQSINHDVSYLELLQAQHHINDHPSS; from the exons ATGGCTAGAATAAATGTATGTGTGTCTTCAGATGGAACAATTGCTATTTCTAAGGTTGCTCTTGAGCATAATCATGACTTAATAAGTCCAAGCAAATCAAGATATTTTAGATGCAACAAGAATATAGACCCTAGTATAAAAAGGAGATTGGAGGTTAATGACCAAGCTGGGATTAATGTAAGTAGAAATTTTCGGTCTATGGTTGTTGAAGCAAGTGGATATGATAACCTTACATTCGGGGAAAAAGATGCTAGAAACTACATAGACAAAGTGAGGCGGCTTCGACTTGGGACAGGAGATGCTGAAGccattcaaaattattttgttagaaTGCAAAGAAGAAATAGTGAATTTTATTATGTAATGGATGTGGATGACACAAGTCGTTTACGAAATGTTTTTTGGGCAGATGCGAGATGCAGGGCTGCTTATGAGTATTTTGGTGAAGTAATAACCTTTGACACCACTtacttaacaaataaatatgacATGCCTTTTGCTCCTTTTGTTGGAGTAAATCATCATGGTCAGTCAATTCTGTTAGGTTGCGCCCTATTGTCGAAGGAGGATTCTATAACTTTTTCTTGGTTGTTCACTACTTGGTTAGAATGTATGCGTGGGCGTGCACCACAAGCCATAATTACTGACCAAGATAGAGCAATGAAAAATGCAGTTGAGGACGTCTTCCCAAAAGCTCGCCATCGGTGGTGCTTGTGGCATATAATGAAAAAGGTTCCAGAAAAATTGAGTAGACTCTCTAACTATGAGTCTATCAAAATACTTTTGCATGATGCGGTGTATGATTCTTTGAGCATAAGTGATTTCATGGAGAAGTGggaaaaaatgattgaatgttATGAACTTCATGATAATGAATGGTTGAAAGGGTTGTTTGATGAGCGTCATCGTTGGGTTCCTGTGTATGTGAGAGACACATTTTGGGCTGGAATGTCAACTACACAACGAAGTGAAAGTATGAACGCATTTTTTGATGGATATGTGAACTCAAAGACATCATTGAAGCAATTTGTTGAACAATATGATAATGCattgaaagataaaattgaaaaggaaaatatgGCTGATTTTAGTTCATTCAATAGAATTATTGCTTGTATAAGTCATTTTGGATTTGAATCTCAATTTCAAAAGGCATATACCAACGCAAAATTCAAAGAGTTTCAAGTAGAAGTGGCTTCTATGATGTACTGCCATGCTTTCTTTGAGAGAATAGAGGCTATGAACTTAACATACTGTGTTACAGAAAGTAAAAAGGTATTTGATGAAGTTAAAGACATAATGTTCAAGGTATTCTTCAATGAGAAAGACTTTGAAATACGATGTACATGCTGTTTATTTGAGTTTAAGGGTATTTTATGTAGACATATCCTTTGTGTTCTTAAGCTCACAGCTAAAACAGAGTCAGTGCCCTCTTGTTATATATTGCCGAGATGGAGGAAGGATATTAAGCGAAGATACACACTTATTAAAAGTGGTTTTGATCAATTATCCGAAAATGAAGAGTTGCAGCGTGTAGCTAAAGCTTGCGATGCCTTTTACGAAGTTGCTTCTTCATGTATCCATACTGAAAAAGATTTATCGAAAGTAATGGATAGAATAGAGAACTTAAAACTGGAGATGACATGTCAAGAAAGTTTTTCAGAGATCACTGAAGGAGATAACTTAGTTCAGAATCAGATGACTAAAATTCTTGATCCTGCAGTGACTCGAAGTAAAGGGCGTCCTCCTTCAAAAAGGAAGGCTTCTAAAGTTGATCAAAGTGTGAAAAGGAAGCTTGCTGGAAAGAAAGGacaaaaaagcaacaaaaaaaataacacttatcaaaGTCAAGAAGAG gGGCCTAGTATATCTAAAGTTCAAGAAAATCAAGAGTTCTCTATATCTCAGACCATTGATCTTGATGTGATCGACACACAAGAGAGCATTCATGTAAAACAAATGTTAGCTCCcttcaatccaaatcaaaaatATCTTGATGTTGATAAG GTTCCATATTATTCTCAAAGCATAAACCACGATGTTTCATATTTAGAGCTTTTACAG GCACAACACCATATAAATGATCATCCATCATCATGA
- the LOC112418642 gene encoding protein FAR-RED IMPAIRED RESPONSE 1-like: MARINVCVSSDGTIAISKVALEHNHDLISPSKSRYFRCNKNIDPSIKRRLEVNDQAGINVSRNFRSMVVEASGYDNLTFGEKDARNYIDKVRRLRLGTGDAEAIQNYFVRMQRRNSEFYYVMDVDDTSRLRNVFWADARCRAAYEYFGEVITFDTTYLTNKYDMPFAPFVGVNHHGQSILLGCALLSKEDSITFSWLFTTWLECMRGRAPQAIITDQDRAMKNAVEDVFPKARHRWCLWHIMKKVPEKLSRLSNYESIKILLHDAVYDSLSISDFMEKWEKMIECYELHDNEWLKGLFDKRHRWVPVYVRDTFWAGMSTTQRSESMNAFFDGYVNSKTSLKQFVEQYDNALKDKIEKENMADFSSFNRIIACISHFGFESQFQKAYTNAKFKEFQVEVASMMYCHAFFERIEAMNLTYCVTESKKVFDEVKDIMFKVFFNEKDFEIRCTCCLFEFKGILCRHILCVLKLTAKTESVPSCYILPRWRKDIKRRYTLIKSGFDQLSENEELQRVAKACDAFYEVASSCIHTEKDLSKVMDRIENLKLEMTCQESFSEITEGDNLVQNQMTKILDPAVTRSKGRPPSKRKASKVDQSVKRKLAGKKV, from the coding sequence ATGGCTAGAATAAATGTATGTGTGTCTTCAGATGGAACAATTGCTATTTCTAAGGTTGCTCTTGAGCATAATCATGACTTAATAAGTCCAAGCAAATCAAGATATTTTAGATGCAACAAGAATATAGACCCTAGTATAAAAAGGAGATTGGAGGTTAATGACCAAGCTGGGATTAATGTAAGTAGAAATTTTCGGTCTATGGTTGTTGAAGCAAGTGGATATGATAACCTTACATTCGGGGAAAAAGATGCTAGAAACTACATAGACAAAGTGAGGCGGCTTCGACTTGGGACAGGAGATGCTGAAGccattcaaaattattttgttagaaTGCAAAGAAGAAATAGTGAATTTTATTATGTAATGGATGTGGATGACACAAGTCGTTTACGAAATGTTTTTTGGGCAGATGCGAGATGCAGGGCTGCTTATGAGTATTTTGGTGAAGTAATAACCTTTGACACCACTtacttaacaaataaatatgacATGCCTTTTGCTCCTTTTGTTGGAGTAAATCATCATGGTCAGTCAATTCTGTTAGGTTGCGCCCTATTGTCGAAGGAGGATTCTATAACTTTTTCTTGGTTGTTCACTACTTGGTTAGAATGTATGCGTGGGCGTGCACCACAAGCCATAATTACTGACCAAGATAGAGCAATGAAAAATGCAGTTGAGGACGTCTTCCCAAAAGCTCGCCATCGGTGGTGCTTGTGGCATATAATGAAAAAGGTTCCAGAAAAATTGAGTAGACTCTCTAACTATGAGTCTATCAAAATACTTTTGCATGATGCGGTGTATGATTCTTTGAGCATAAGTGATTTCATGGAGAAGTGggaaaaaatgattgaatgttATGAACTTCATGATAATGAATGGTTGAAAGGGTTGTTTGATAAGCGTCATCGTTGGGTTCCTGTGTATGTGAGAGACACATTTTGGGCTGGAATGTCAACTACACAACGAAGTGAAAGTATGAACGCATTTTTTGATGGATATGTGAACTCAAAGACATCATTGAAGCAATTTGTTGAACAATATGATAATGCattgaaagataaaattgaaaaggaaaatatgGCTGATTTTAGTTCATTCAATAGAATTATTGCTTGTATAAGTCATTTTGGATTTGAATCTCAATTTCAAAAGGCATATACCAACGCAAAATTCAAAGAGTTTCAAGTAGAAGTGGCTTCTATGATGTACTGCCATGCTTTCTTTGAGAGAATAGAGGCTATGAACTTAACATACTGTGTTACAGAAAGTAAAAAGGTATTTGATGAAGTTAAAGACATAATGTTCAAGGTATTCTTCAATGAGAAAGACTTTGAAATACGATGTACATGCTGTTTATTTGAGTTTAAGGGTATTTTATGTAGACATATCCTTTGTGTTCTTAAGCTCACAGCTAAAACAGAGTCAGTGCCCTCTTGTTATATATTGCCGAGATGGAGGAAGGATATTAAGCGAAGATACACACTTATTAAAAGTGGTTTTGATCAATTATCCGAAAATGAAGAGTTGCAGCGTGTAGCTAAAGCTTGCGATGCCTTTTACGAAGTTGCTTCTTCATGTATCCATACTGAAAAAGATTTATCGAAAGTAATGGATAGAATAGAGAACTTAAAACTGGAGATGACATGTCAAGAAAGTTTTTCAGAGATCACTGAAGGAGATAACTTAGTTCAGAATCAGATGACTAAAATTCTTGATCCTGCAGTGACTCGAAGTAAAGGGCGTCCTCCTTCAAAAAGGAAGGCTTCTAAAGTTGATCAAAGTGTGAAAAGGAAGCTTGCTGGAAAGAAAGTGTAA